GGCGGTGGCGGTTCGGGACAAACGTTTCTGGCGTTCGCCAAGTCCAGCGGCAAACTGGTTTGGCAATCCGGCGACGAAAAAATCACGCACGCGACGCCGACCGTCGCCAAAGGCCGCCGCGGCGACGAAGTCATCTTTCTGGCCCAATCCGGCTTGGTTTCGGTCGATGCGAAAACCGGCAGGGAGTTGTGGCGAGCCAAGTTTCCGTACAGCACATCGACTGCGGCATCGCCCGTTACCGACGGTCCATTCGTGTATTGCTCGGCAGGCTATGGCGTCGGGGCCGGTTTGTTCAAAGTGAACGGCACGCCGACGGCAGACGAAGTGTGGTTCAAACCGAATGAGTTGATGAATCACTGGAGCACTCCGGTCGTTCACGAAGGTCACCTGTACGGCATCTTCGAGTTCAAAAAGTACGGCAAAGCGCCACTGCAATGCGTCGAACTGGCGACCGGTGAAATCAAGTGGGCCGAGCGTGGCTTCGGACCGGGCAACTGCATCCTGGCCGGTGACAAACTGGTCGTGCTATCCGATGCCGGTGAAGTGGCGATCGTCAAAGCGGACCCGTCCGGATACCAAGAGATCGCACGGCAAGACGTACTCGACGGCAAGTGCTGGTCGATGCCCGCGATCAGTAACGGAAAGGTGTTCGTCCGCAGCACCAAAGAGGCGGCCTGCGTTTCGGTGGACTAGACCACCGGCGCGGGGTTGCGGTCGAACTTGATCTGTTCTGATGAAAGCCCATCGCCCCCTTTAACCCCAGCGATTGACCTTTTCGGAAACCAGCGGCATTTCCCACTGGCCGCTTTCGGCCGATCGGTACATCGCTTCTTGAACCGCGAGTGATCGCAGATAATTGGGACCGTCCGTTTCCATCGGCATGTTGGCGATCAATCCGTCGACAAAATGCTGTTGCGTTGCCAGCACGCAATCGCCCGCGAATCCCTTCGTGCTGTGCGAGTAGACGTGGTCCCGTTCGGCTTTGCCCAGCATCTGGATCGTCAGCCGTCCGTCGTCGTACAAGCGAATCGTGCCGCGGTCTGCTTCCACCATGACTTCACCGAACGTGTAACGCTGATCCTCGGCCGTCGACTCGTTGAAACGGTTTGCATCGTAGTGGCCCAGACCACTTTTTTCGAACTCCATGATCGCGATGGCCGTGTCTTCGCCCGCGATGACGGGGTTCAGTTTTCGCGTCACGCACCACACCCGACGGATCTCGCCGCCCAAGTATCGGAACGTGTCGATCGTGTGAATTCCGGCCTCGTGGATCAGAAATTTCTTCATCGTTTGAAAGTACGGCTGTCGCGCCAAATACGCATCCGCGCCGTGACCGTCGCCGGCCCGGTTGCGATGGCTGATCGTGTGCAATCGATTGCCGATCGTCCCCGCGTCAAGCATTTTTTTAATCTCGCGATACCACGGCTGGAACCGAAAGTTTTCGTGCACCATCAAACGCACGCGAGCCCGCATGGCGACATCGACGATCGCTTTGGCTTCGTCCAACGTCGGCGCCAGCGGTTTCTGGCATATCATCGGCAGTCCGCGCGCGGCGACTTCGGTGACGATTTCAAGATGCGTGTCGGGGCGCGTGATGATGTCAACGAAGTCGATTTCGCACTGATCAAGCATCTGGCGATAATCGGTAAACGACTCGGCGATGCCGTACTGAGACGACACGCTGTTGGCGCGTCCGACGTCGGTATCGCAACACGCGACCACATCGACACCCTCGATTCGCGACCACGCGTCGTAGTGAAAGTGGCTGAAGTAACCGGCGCCGATGACGGCGGCTCGAAGATTTTTCATCAGACAGTTTCTCCAGAGACGGCGGGTCGAAGTTCTTCGATGATCGATCGATCCGGTTGAATTCGAAACCACATAAAGATCGCCGCGACGTTCAATGCGGCAGCGATGTAAAAGAACGGTTCGTGTTTGCCCGTCCATTCGTACAGATACGGAAAGGCGAGCGAAGTGCAAAACGCACCCAAATTGCCCACCATGTTCATCGCGCCCGACACGGCCCCCGCACTGCGTCCGCCGATGTCCATGCAAGTCGACCACGACGGGCTGATGATCATGTCCGCCCCAAAGATCGCCACACACATCGCGATCACCGCCGACACGGGCGTTGTCATGTGAATGCATGCCGAC
The sequence above is a segment of the Rubripirellula tenax genome. Coding sequences within it:
- a CDS encoding PQQ-binding-like beta-propeller repeat protein, producing MRLFRFASIAMFAASCSLSTAEDWNQYRGSAGDGKSTEAIGNLSGNALNVVWNVPAPLGFSSFSIANGKAFTIIGRNDKETVVAMDANTGKEIWSAPMGSSKYQQGGGDAGDKNNRGGDGPRSTPCVDGGRVYVYDSYMVLRCYDAATGKAVWQHDIIKEHNGRNISWLNATSPVIAGNMVFVGGGGSGQTFLAFAKSSGKLVWQSGDEKITHATPTVAKGRRGDEVIFLAQSGLVSVDAKTGRELWRAKFPYSTSTAASPVTDGPFVYCSAGYGVGAGLFKVNGTPTADEVWFKPNELMNHWSTPVVHEGHLYGIFEFKKYGKAPLQCVELATGEIKWAERGFGPGNCILAGDKLVVLSDAGEVAIVKADPSGYQEIARQDVLDGKCWSMPAISNGKVFVRSTKEAACVSVD
- a CDS encoding Gfo/Idh/MocA family protein — its product is MKNLRAAVIGAGYFSHFHYDAWSRIEGVDVVACCDTDVGRANSVSSQYGIAESFTDYRQMLDQCEIDFVDIITRPDTHLEIVTEVAARGLPMICQKPLAPTLDEAKAIVDVAMRARVRLMVHENFRFQPWYREIKKMLDAGTIGNRLHTISHRNRAGDGHGADAYLARQPYFQTMKKFLIHEAGIHTIDTFRYLGGEIRRVWCVTRKLNPVIAGEDTAIAIMEFEKSGLGHYDANRFNESTAEDQRYTFGEVMVEADRGTIRLYDDGRLTIQMLGKAERDHVYSHSTKGFAGDCVLATQQHFVDGLIANMPMETDGPNYLRSLAVQEAMYRSAESGQWEMPLVSEKVNRWG